The following proteins are encoded in a genomic region of Musa acuminata AAA Group cultivar baxijiao chromosome BXJ2-11, Cavendish_Baxijiao_AAA, whole genome shotgun sequence:
- the LOC135626603 gene encoding uncharacterized protein LOC135626603 — protein MPRPGPRPYECVRRAWHSDRHQPIRGSIIQEIFRVANDVHSPATRKNKEFQEKLPFVVLKAEEIMYSKANSEAEYVDLKTLRDRVNDAIDTIIRKEDGTESGDLLQPCIEAALNLGCIPRRVSKSQHRSNPVCYLSPVANDNRTASLKISDSNSLESMLQKKHNQGKLQTSASEFPSWYTAVFRPPNMTCSSIPEVKFNNSGVSGGHINSSVFNRTECPISIKPSAYCQERVSVPLASYTCPNLAGVYPLYYSDSRRDVVSGQHFQITQGPRHHMATATMRCAESPDEAEISFTESPIGSNIGASKADSTHMETSKIGWDLSLRLGLPSPPSFGESTWPNEHEDAGSSNSSDGSKYYDLSVARERVINFGGTNSPQDKGLSL, from the exons ATGCCGAGGCCAGGACCGAGACCTTATGAGTGTGTGAGGCGTGCTTGGCACAGTGACAGGCACCAACCAATACGTGGGTCCATCATTCAAGAGATCTTCAG AGTGGCGAATGACGTGCACAGCCCTGCCACCAGGAAAAACAAGGAATTTCAGGAGAAGCTCCCCTTTGTTGTTCTCAAGGCTGAGGAGATAATGTACTCCAAAGCCAACTCTGAG GCAGAGTATGTGGACCTCAAGACACTACGGGATCGAGTCAATGATGCTATCGACACTATCATTCGCAAGGAAGATGGTACGGAGAGTGGAGATCTCTTGCAACCTTGTATTGAAG CGGCACTTAATCTGGGTTGCATTCCTAGAAGAGTTTCAAAGAGCCAGCACCGCAGCAACCCAGTGTGCTATCTTAGTCCCGTGGCCAATGATAACAGAACTGCCTCTCTGAAAATCTCTGACAGTAACAGCCTAGAGTCCATGTTGCAGAAAAAACATAACCAAGGCAAACTACAGACCTCTGCTTCGGAGTTTCCATCCTGGTACACTGCCGTGTTTAGACCCCCAAATATGACTTGTAGCAGTATTCCAGAGGTGAAGTTCAACAATTCCGGTGTATCTGGGGGCCATATAAACTCCTCTGTTTTCAACAGAACTGAGTGTCCTATCTCCATCAAGCCTTCTGCCTATTGCCAAGAAAGAGTTTCTGTTCCATTAGCGAGCTATACCTGTCCGAATTTGGCAGGAGTGTATCCATTGTATTACAGTGACAGTCGACGTGACGTGGTTTCCGGTCAGCATTTTCAGATCACTCAAGGCCCAAGACATCACATGGCAACTGCCACTATGCGATGTGCTGAGTCCCCTGATGAGGCTGAGATCAGTTTCACAGAGAGCCCCATTGGCAGCAACATTGGTGCCTCGAAGGCTGATTCGACACATATGGAGACATCCAAAATCGGATGGGACTTGTCTCTGCGGCTGGGACTGCCTTCGCCTCCATCCTTTGGAGAAAGCACTTGGCCTAATGAGCATGAAGATGCTGGATCAAGTAACTCTAGTGATGGAAGCAAGTACTATGATCTTTCTGTTGCAAGAGAAAGGGTAATAAACTTTGGAGGCACCAATTCTCCACAAGATAAGGGCCTTAGTTTATGA